In Natronococcus sp. AD-5, the genomic window CGTACGGCGAAGTCGGCTCCGTCGGCGCGGTTTCCGAGACCGGGAGTTCCACAGGATGGCCGTACACAGCCGCACTCGAGGCCGCGACGACCCGGGCGTCCTCCTGGCGGGCCTGCTCGAGCACCAGGAGGCTCGCGTCGACGTTCGTCCGGTTGCTCTGCCGGGGAGCGTCCACGCTCTGCGAGACGCTGACGACCGCGGCGTGGTGGAAGATCACGTCGACGCCGCGGGCGGCCCGCTGGAGGGCGATCGGGTCGCGAACGTCACCCTCGATGACCGTCACGTCCTCGGGCAGGTACGCTCGCTCCCCCGTCGAAAAGTCGTCGAGCACCCGGACCTCGGTGTGGGGTGCCAGCGCCTCGACGAGGTGGCTGCCGATGAACCCTGCACCGCCGGTCACGAGCACGGTTTTGTCGCGGATCGCTGACGAATCCATCTATCCGGTCGACGCGCTCCGAGCCGTTTAGTATAACAGTCGTACCGGTTCGCCGTCGATCCTACGCCCGTCCTACGGACCGTGTAGCGCCATCCTATAGGTCGGTTCCGCTCTCGAGTGCGGGTGTAGCGGCCCAACAGAAGCTATATCCGACCCTGCTGGATAGGTGCTGGCAATGACCGTGGATCTGGTCGTGCGCAACTGTACCGTCGTGACGCCCGCCGGTCGGACCTCCGACGCGGGCGTCGCGGTCGAGGACGGGACGATCGTCGCCGTCGGTCGAAGCGACCGGCTTCCCGAGGGCGATCGAGTCGTCGACGCCGACGGAGACGTGCTCGTCCCCGGGATCGTCGACTGTCACATCCACAACCGCGAACCCGGCCTCGAGTACAAGGAAGACTGGGAGTCCGCCACGCGGGCGGCCGCTGCGGGCGGCGTGACGACCGTCGTCGGGATGCCCAACACGGATCCGGTCATCGACCGGCCGGAGCACCTCGAGTTGAAGTACGAGCGCGGCGAGGCGTCGGCCCACGTCGACTTCCAGAGCTACGCCGTCGTCACGAGCGAGAACCTCGACCTGATCCCGGCCCTCGACGAGACCGGCGTCCTGGGCTACAAGGTTTTCCTCGGCTCGACGGTCGGCGACGTGCCGCCGCCGAGCGACGGCGAGATCCTCGAGGCGATGGAGCGGATCCGCGAGACCGGGAAGCGACTCGGCTTCCACGAGGAGAACGGCGAGATCATCGACCACTACACGGAACGGTTCAAAGCCGCCGGGAAGAACGACCCGATCCACCACTCGCACTCCCGGCCCGTCATCGCCGAGCGGGAGGCCGTCGAGCGGATGATCACCTTCGCCGACGAGACCGGTGCGAAGGTCCACATGTTCCACGTCTCGTCGGGATCGGCCGCCGAAGCCGTGGCTCGCGGAAAGGATCGAGACGTCGACGTCACCGCGGAGACGACGCCGCACTACCTCTGGTTCACCGAGGACGTCGTGCGGGAGAAGGGCAACGTCGCCAGGATCCAGCCCCCGATCCGCGACGCCGCGGAGCGGGCGAAACTCTGGGAAACCGGCATCGAGGGCGGGGCGATCGACTGCATCGCGACCGACCACGCGCCCCACACCCCCGAGGAGAAGAAGGTCGACGACCCGTTCGGGAACACCTGGGACGCGATCTCCGGCTTCGTCGGCCTCGAGACCGAGGTCCCCGTCATGCTGACGTTCGTCGACCGGGATCGGCTCACGCTCGAGGAGTGGGTCCGCCGCCACTCGACCCGACCCGCCCAGATCTGGGGAATGTACCCGCAGAAGGGGTCCCTGCAGGTCGGCACCGACGCCGACTTCACGATCGTCGACCCCGAGGCGGAGTGGACGCTCGAGAACGCCGACGAACTCCACTCGAAGAACTGCGTCACGCCGTTCGAGGGCGAGACCTTCACCGGAAAGACGGTCGCCACCGTCGTCCGCGGCGAGGTCGTTTACGAGGGCGGCGAGGTCGTCGGCGAGTCGGGGTACGGCACTCGAGTCGACGTCGACTGAACCGAACTCAGTCGAGGTCCGCGCCGACCGCGTCCTCGACCGACGAGAAGCCGTCGCGCTCGAGCAACTCTACCAGCCCCCGATTGATCCGCTTCGCCGTCGCGGGTCCTTCGTAGACGAATCCGGTGTACAACTGCACGAGCGACGCGCCCGCGCGAATCTTCTCGTAGGCGCTTTCGGCCGAGTCCACGCCG contains:
- the allB gene encoding allantoinase AllB, whose protein sequence is MTVDLVVRNCTVVTPAGRTSDAGVAVEDGTIVAVGRSDRLPEGDRVVDADGDVLVPGIVDCHIHNREPGLEYKEDWESATRAAAAGGVTTVVGMPNTDPVIDRPEHLELKYERGEASAHVDFQSYAVVTSENLDLIPALDETGVLGYKVFLGSTVGDVPPPSDGEILEAMERIRETGKRLGFHEENGEIIDHYTERFKAAGKNDPIHHSHSRPVIAEREAVERMITFADETGAKVHMFHVSSGSAAEAVARGKDRDVDVTAETTPHYLWFTEDVVREKGNVARIQPPIRDAAERAKLWETGIEGGAIDCIATDHAPHTPEEKKVDDPFGNTWDAISGFVGLETEVPVMLTFVDRDRLTLEEWVRRHSTRPAQIWGMYPQKGSLQVGTDADFTIVDPEAEWTLENADELHSKNCVTPFEGETFTGKTVATVVRGEVVYEGGEVVGESGYGTRVDVD